In Flavobacterium endoglycinae, one DNA window encodes the following:
- a CDS encoding DUF4270 family protein, with product MRKFLLLLFFALTMFSCGTDTDAGEFVVGSDYLALSNKVVMIDTVTVEMSTINFDSLVTSSQSRILIGNYDDPIFGKVKSNSYFQLSGSSYALNNSGSDTEAVNFVFDSISMILKYDNYYYGDTTQVQKFDIHRLTQKVKPNTDDDSFYNNSTLTYSDESLGTISYKPRPTEKDSINIRMNDALGAALFQKIKSREITNFDSFTEYLKGLVLVPSTSNSSSVIGFSTSTSKVRLYYSKYQADTEDESYYLDFTVLNTDKQFNSISLDKTGTLIQNLPISSSKLSSAATNKQGFIQSGTGVACRIDFPNIKKLKYISDNGAIVDAKLILKPVNNSYSDKYPLADSLKVYVGDNLNRISGSLQSSSGAAVFGILNKKSDEFNENVGYTIPLGNFLQKEMLRSADSRSSLILTLPGISKSVNRLVLGDQKHQDNKIQLKIYYLSY from the coding sequence ATGCGTAAGTTTTTATTACTGTTGTTTTTTGCTTTGACGATGTTTTCATGTGGCACAGATACAGATGCGGGAGAATTTGTTGTAGGATCTGATTATTTAGCTTTAAGCAATAAAGTAGTTATGATCGATACAGTAACAGTCGAAATGTCTACCATCAATTTTGATTCGCTGGTAACTTCAAGTCAAAGCCGTATTTTAATTGGAAATTATGATGATCCTATTTTCGGGAAAGTAAAATCAAACAGTTATTTCCAGCTTTCGGGCAGTTCCTATGCGCTGAACAATTCGGGTTCAGATACAGAAGCTGTAAATTTTGTCTTCGATTCTATTTCAATGATTTTAAAGTATGATAATTATTATTACGGAGATACGACGCAGGTTCAGAAATTTGATATTCATCGTCTTACACAAAAAGTAAAACCAAATACAGATGATGATAGTTTTTACAATAATTCAACTCTGACTTATAGCGATGAAAGTTTAGGAACGATTTCATATAAACCACGTCCAACAGAGAAAGACTCAATCAACATTAGAATGAATGATGCTTTAGGAGCCGCTCTTTTCCAAAAAATAAAAAGCAGGGAAATTACCAATTTTGATTCTTTTACAGAATATCTAAAAGGACTTGTTCTTGTTCCTTCCACTTCCAACTCTTCTAGTGTAATTGGGTTTAGTACTTCGACCAGCAAAGTGCGTTTGTATTATTCAAAATACCAAGCCGATACCGAAGACGAATCGTATTATCTTGATTTTACGGTTTTAAATACTGATAAACAGTTTAATTCTATTTCGCTAGATAAAACAGGAACACTTATTCAAAATCTGCCCATATCCAGCAGTAAACTTTCCAGTGCGGCAACCAACAAACAAGGATTTATTCAGTCTGGAACCGGAGTGGCCTGCAGAATCGATTTTCCGAACATAAAAAAGCTCAAATACATTTCGGATAACGGAGCTATCGTTGATGCTAAATTAATTCTGAAACCCGTCAATAATTCGTATTCAGATAAATACCCGCTGGCAGATTCTCTTAAGGTGTATGTGGGAGATAATCTCAACAGAATCAGCGGTTCTCTACAGAGTTCATCAGGAGCGGCAGTATTCGGAATCCTAAACAAGAAAAGCGACGAGTTTAATGAGAATGTGGGTTATACCATTCCGTTAGGGAATTTTCTTCAAAAGGAAATGCTGCGTTCGGCTGATTCCAGATCTTCTTTGATTTTGACTCTGCCAGGAATTTCTAAATCGGTTAACCGACTTGTTTTAGGAGATCAAAAACATCAGGACAATAAAATTCAACTCAAAATTTATTATCTCTCATATTAG